A DNA window from Enterobacter cloacae subsp. cloacae ATCC 13047 contains the following coding sequences:
- a CDS encoding NADH:ubiquinone reductase (Na(+)-transporting) subunit B, translating into MGLKHLFEKIEPHFTEGKLKKYYPLYEATTTIFYTPGLVTKGAAHVRDAIDLKRMMILVWFAVFPAMFWGMYNVGLQTIPALHHLYDAQQLAQVIQSDWHYRLAQSLGVSFAPDAGWISMMTLGAVFFLPIYITVFIVGGFWEVLFAIIRKHEINEGFFVTSILFALIVPPTLPLWQAALGISFGVVIAKEIFGGTGRNFLNPALAGRAFLFFAYPAQISGDLVWTAADGFSGATPLSQWAAHGGETLVNNATGQPVTWFDAFMGNIPGSIGEVSTLMILIGGAIILFGRVASWRIVAGVMIGMVLTATLFNLIGSATNPMFSMPWYWHLVLGGFAFGMMFMATDPVSASFTDRGKWSYGVLIGVMCVLIRVVNPAYPEGMMLAILFANLFAPLFDYLVVRANIKRRKARG; encoded by the coding sequence ATGGGCTTAAAACACCTCTTTGAAAAAATAGAGCCGCATTTTACCGAGGGTAAACTGAAGAAGTACTACCCGCTGTATGAAGCGACGACGACCATTTTCTACACGCCAGGTCTGGTGACGAAAGGCGCGGCGCACGTTCGTGACGCCATCGACCTGAAGCGAATGATGATTCTGGTCTGGTTTGCCGTCTTCCCGGCAATGTTCTGGGGCATGTACAACGTGGGGCTGCAGACCATTCCGGCGCTGCATCATCTGTACGATGCTCAGCAACTGGCGCAGGTGATCCAGTCTGACTGGCATTACCGTCTGGCACAGTCGCTTGGCGTAAGTTTTGCCCCAGACGCGGGCTGGATCAGCATGATGACGCTGGGGGCGGTGTTCTTCCTGCCGATCTACATCACGGTATTTATCGTGGGTGGGTTCTGGGAAGTGCTGTTTGCCATTATTCGTAAACATGAGATCAACGAAGGCTTCTTTGTTACTTCCATTCTGTTTGCCCTGATTGTCCCGCCAACGTTACCGCTCTGGCAGGCCGCGCTGGGGATCAGCTTTGGTGTGGTCATCGCGAAAGAGATCTTCGGGGGAACCGGGCGTAACTTTCTCAACCCTGCGCTGGCAGGGCGTGCGTTCTTGTTCTTTGCCTATCCGGCACAAATCTCCGGCGATCTGGTCTGGACCGCTGCGGACGGCTTCTCTGGGGCGACACCGCTTTCACAATGGGCGGCGCACGGCGGTGAAACGCTGGTGAACAATGCGACAGGCCAACCCGTCACCTGGTTTGATGCGTTTATGGGCAACATCCCGGGCTCCATTGGGGAGGTCTCCACGCTGATGATTTTGATTGGCGGGGCGATCATCCTGTTTGGTCGCGTGGCCTCCTGGCGGATTGTCGCCGGTGTCATGATCGGCATGGTGCTGACTGCCACACTGTTCAACCTTATCGGTTCCGCCACCAACCCGATGTTCTCCATGCCCTGGTACTGGCATCTGGTGCTGGGCGGTTTCGCCTTCGGCATGATGTTCATGGCCACCGATCCGGTTTCTGCTTCCTTTACTGACAGAGGGAAATGGAGCTATGGCGTGCTCATCGGGGTGATGTGTGTCCTGATTCGTGTGGTCAACCCGGCCTATCCGGAAGGGATGATGTTGGCCATTCTGTTTGCCAACCTGTTTGCACCTCTGTTCGATTATCTGGTCGTGCGCGCCAACATTAAGCGGAGGAAGGCACGTGGCTGA
- a CDS encoding Na(+)-translocating NADH-quinone reductase subunit C yields the protein MAEIKNNDSIGKTLLVVLVLCLVCSIVVAGSAVGLKPRQQEQRALDKQRNILAVAGLMQEGMSADDVSAVFAERITARLVDLKTGQLLDKDPAKYNQALALKDPQMSMTLDASQDPAGIKRRSNLAEIYLVRDEQKQVQEVVLPIYGNGLWSMMYAFVALDTDGRTVKGITYYDQGETPGLGGEVENPNWRAQFVGKKVLDDSGAPALKVMKGSARPDDVYAVDGLSGATLTSKGVQHSFDFWMGELGFGPFLKNVREGALNHG from the coding sequence GTGGCTGAAATCAAAAATAACGACAGCATCGGCAAAACACTGCTGGTGGTGCTGGTCCTGTGTCTGGTCTGTTCCATTGTGGTGGCTGGTTCTGCCGTGGGGTTAAAGCCGCGACAGCAGGAGCAGCGCGCGCTGGATAAACAGCGCAACATCCTGGCCGTCGCCGGGCTGATGCAGGAAGGGATGAGTGCAGACGATGTGTCGGCCGTCTTTGCTGAGCGCATCACCGCGCGTCTGGTGGATTTAAAAACGGGTCAACTGCTGGATAAAGATCCGGCGAAATATAACCAGGCGCTGGCATTAAAAGACCCGCAGATGAGCATGACGCTGGACGCATCTCAGGATCCGGCGGGCATTAAGCGTCGCAGCAATCTGGCTGAAATCTACCTCGTACGTGATGAGCAAAAACAGGTGCAGGAAGTGGTGCTGCCCATCTACGGCAACGGCCTGTGGTCAATGATGTACGCCTTCGTGGCGCTTGATACGGATGGCCGCACCGTGAAAGGCATCACCTACTATGACCAGGGTGAAACGCCGGGGCTCGGTGGTGAAGTGGAGAACCCTAACTGGCGCGCGCAGTTTGTCGGGAAGAAAGTGCTCGACGACAGCGGAGCGCCTGCGCTGAAGGTGATGAAAGGGTCTGCGCGTCCTGACGATGTCTATGCTGTTGACGGGCTATCCGGGGCCACGCTCACCTCCAAAGGGGTGCAGCACAGTTTTGATTTCTGGATGGGCGAACTTGGTTTTGGTCCTTTCCTGAAAAATGTACGTGAAGGAGCGCTGAACCATGGCTGA
- a CDS encoding class II glutamine amidotransferase → MCELLGMSANVPTDICFSFTGLVQRGGGTGPHKDGWGITFYEGKGCRTFKDPQPSFNSPIAKLVQDYPIKSCSVIAHIRQANRGEVALENTHPFTRELWGRNWTYAHNGQLTGYKSLETGNFRPVGETDSEKAFCWLLHKLTERYPRTPGNMAAVFKYIASLASELREKGVFNMLLSDGRYVMAFCSTNLFWITRRAPFGVAKLLDQDVEIDFQKETTPNDVVTVIATQPLTGNETWQKIMPGEWVLFCLGDRVI, encoded by the coding sequence ATGTGCGAACTGCTCGGGATGAGCGCCAATGTGCCAACCGATATCTGCTTTAGTTTCACCGGGCTGGTACAGCGCGGTGGGGGAACCGGGCCGCATAAAGACGGCTGGGGTATCACCTTCTACGAAGGCAAAGGGTGTCGCACGTTCAAGGATCCACAACCCAGCTTTAACTCACCGATTGCCAAACTGGTGCAGGATTACCCCATTAAATCCTGTTCGGTAATCGCCCATATTCGTCAGGCAAACCGCGGCGAAGTGGCGCTCGAAAATACCCATCCGTTTACCCGTGAGCTGTGGGGCCGTAACTGGACCTACGCGCATAACGGGCAACTTACGGGCTATAAGTCACTGGAGACCGGTAATTTTCGCCCGGTTGGCGAAACCGACAGCGAAAAAGCCTTTTGCTGGCTGCTGCATAAGCTAACAGAGCGTTATCCGCGCACCCCTGGCAACATGGCGGCGGTATTTAAATATATTGCGTCGCTGGCGTCTGAACTGCGCGAGAAGGGCGTGTTTAACATGCTGTTGTCTGACGGGCGCTATGTGATGGCGTTCTGCTCGACGAACCTGTTCTGGATCACCCGACGTGCACCGTTTGGCGTGGCAAAGCTGCTCGATCAGGATGTGGAAATTGATTTTCAGAAAGAGACCACACCAAATGATGTGGTCACTGTTATCGCCACGCAGCCGCTGACCGGCAACGAGACCTGGCAGAAGATTATGCCAGGCGAGTGGGTGTTATTTTGTCTCGGGGACCGTGTAATTTGA
- the nqrF gene encoding NADH:ubiquinone reductase (Na(+)-transporting) subunit F, whose amino-acid sequence MEIMLGVAMFTLIVLVLSGLILVARAKLVNSGDVIIDINDEPQNQIRTPAGDKLLNTLAGNGIFVSSACGGGGSCGQCRVKVKEGGGDILPTELSHITKREAKEGCRLACQVAVRQNMKIELPEEIFGVKKWECEVISNDNKATFIKELKLRVPEGESVPFRAGGYIQIECPEHTVAYADFDVPDEYRADWDKFNLFRFVSEVKEPALRAYSMANYPEEKGIIMLNVRIATPPPAVPHAPPGIMSSYIWSLKPGDKVTISGPFGEFFAKETDAEMVFIGGGAGMAPMRSHIFDQLKRLGSQRKISFWYGARSLREMFYDDEFEQLARENPNFTFHVALSDPQPEDNWTGHTGFIHNVLYENYLKQHPAPEDCEFYMCGPPVMNAAVIKMLKDLGVEDENILLDDFGG is encoded by the coding sequence ATGGAAATTATGCTTGGCGTGGCGATGTTCACGCTGATTGTACTGGTGCTGTCGGGGTTGATTCTGGTGGCGCGTGCGAAGCTGGTGAATTCCGGCGATGTCATTATCGATATCAACGATGAACCGCAAAACCAGATCCGCACGCCAGCCGGCGATAAACTGCTGAATACGCTTGCTGGCAACGGCATCTTCGTCTCTTCGGCCTGCGGCGGCGGTGGCTCCTGTGGGCAGTGCCGCGTAAAGGTGAAAGAGGGTGGTGGCGATATTCTGCCCACTGAACTGTCGCACATCACCAAGCGTGAGGCGAAAGAGGGCTGCCGTCTGGCCTGTCAGGTCGCGGTGCGCCAGAACATGAAAATTGAACTGCCGGAGGAGATTTTCGGCGTTAAAAAATGGGAATGCGAAGTTATCTCCAACGATAACAAAGCCACCTTTATCAAAGAGCTTAAACTGCGGGTGCCTGAAGGAGAGAGCGTTCCGTTCCGGGCGGGGGGGTATATCCAGATTGAATGTCCGGAGCACACCGTAGCCTATGCTGACTTCGACGTGCCTGATGAATACCGTGCCGACTGGGATAAATTCAACCTCTTCCGCTTTGTCTCTGAGGTTAAAGAGCCCGCGCTTCGTGCTTACTCCATGGCGAACTACCCGGAAGAGAAGGGTATCATCATGCTTAACGTGCGTATCGCCACGCCGCCGCCAGCGGTACCGCATGCGCCGCCGGGCATCATGTCATCGTATATCTGGTCATTAAAACCGGGCGACAAGGTGACCATCTCCGGCCCGTTTGGCGAGTTCTTTGCGAAAGAGACCGATGCCGAAATGGTATTTATCGGCGGTGGTGCAGGTATGGCGCCGATGCGTTCGCACATTTTCGACCAGCTCAAGCGGCTTGGCAGTCAGCGTAAAATCAGCTTCTGGTACGGGGCGCGTTCGCTGCGTGAGATGTTCTATGACGATGAGTTCGAACAGCTGGCGCGTGAAAACCCTAACTTCACCTTCCATGTGGCGCTCTCCGATCCGCAGCCGGAAGATAACTGGACCGGCCATACGGGCTTCATCCACAACGTGCTGTATGAAAACTACCTCAAACAGCATCCTGCGCCGGAAGACTGCGAGTTTTATATGTGTGGTCCGCCAGTGATGAACGCCGCCGTGATCAAGATGCTTAAAGATCTGGGCGTGGAAGATGAGAACATCCTGCTGGATGATTTTGGAGGCTGA
- the dpaA gene encoding peptidoglycan meso-diaminopimelic acid protein amidase, with amino-acid sequence MRKIALFIAMLLIPCVSFAGLLSSNSSTTPVSKEYKQQLMGSPVYIQIFKEERTLDLFVKMGETYQLLDSYKICNYSGGLGPKQRQGDFKSPEGFYNVQRNQLKPDSRFYKAINIGFPNAFDRAHGYEGKYLMIHGACVSIGCYAMTDSGIDEIFQFVTGALVFGQPNVQVSIYPFRMTDANMARHKYSYYADFWKQLKPGYDYFEQTHKPPVVSVVDGRYVVSKPLSHEVVHPQLASNYTVPETK; translated from the coding sequence ATGCGTAAAATCGCATTGTTCATTGCGATGCTCCTGATTCCGTGCGTGTCGTTTGCCGGGCTGCTCAGCAGCAACAGTTCAACCACGCCTGTGAGCAAAGAATATAAACAGCAGCTAATGGGATCCCCCGTTTATATTCAAATCTTTAAGGAAGAACGCACACTCGACCTGTTTGTAAAAATGGGTGAGACATATCAGCTGCTCGACAGCTACAAGATTTGTAACTATTCCGGTGGTCTGGGGCCAAAACAGCGTCAGGGCGATTTCAAAAGCCCGGAAGGGTTTTACAACGTTCAGCGTAACCAGCTAAAACCGGATAGCCGTTTCTATAAAGCGATTAATATCGGCTTCCCGAATGCCTTTGACCGTGCGCACGGTTACGAAGGTAAATATCTGATGATCCACGGTGCCTGTGTGTCCATCGGCTGTTACGCGATGACCGATTCCGGCATCGATGAGATTTTCCAGTTTGTCACGGGCGCACTGGTCTTTGGTCAGCCAAACGTTCAGGTCAGCATCTATCCGTTCCGCATGACCGATGCCAACATGGCGCGTCACAAGTACTCTTACTACGCGGATTTCTGGAAACAGCTCAAACCGGGCTATGACTATTTCGAGCAGACGCACAAGCCGCCTGTCGTCTCGGTTGTGGATGGCCGTTATGTGGTCAGCAAACCGCTGAGCCACGAAGTTGTCCACCCACAGCTGGCATCAAATTACACGGTCCCCGAGACAAAATAA
- the fadE gene encoding acyl-CoA dehydrogenase FadE: MMILSILATVVLLGVLFYHRVSLFLSSLILLAWTAVLGVAGLWNIWLLVPLAIILLPFNFAPMRKSMISAPVFKGFRKVMPPMSRTEKEAIDAGTTWWEGDLFQGNPDWKKLHNYPQPRLTAEEQAFIDGPVEEACRMANDFAITHEMADLPPELWAYLKEHRFFAMIIKKEYGGLEFSAYAQARVLQKLAGVSGILAITVGVPNSLGPGELLQHYGTKEQKDHYLPRLARGQEIPCFALTSPEAGSDAGAIPDTGVVCMGEWQGEQVLGMRLTWNKRYITLAPVATVLGLAFKLSDPEKLLGGEEDLGITCALIPTSTPGVEIGRRHFPLNVPFQNGPTRGQDIFVPIDYIIGGPKMAGQGWRMLVECLSVGRGITLPSNSTGGLKSVAMGIGAYAHIRRQFKISIGKMEGIEEPLARIAGNAYVMDAAASLITYGIMLGEKPAVLSAIVKYHCTHRAQQSIIDAMDIAGGKGIMLGEGNFLARGYQGAPIAITVEGANILTRSMMIFGQGAIRCHPYVLEEMAAAQNNDVDAFDKLLFKHIGHVGSNKVRSFWLGLTRGLTSATPTHDATKRYYQHLNRLSANLALLSDVSMAVLGGSLKRRERISARLGDVLSQLYLASAVLKRYDDEGRQEADLPLVHWGGQDALYQAEQAIDDLLVNFPNRLVAGALRVAIFPTGRHHLAPSDKLDHKVAKILQVPSATRSRIGRGQYLAPTPHNPVGLLEEALLDVMAADPIHQKICKQLGKNLPFTRLDELAKQALAGGIIDNSEAALLVKAEESRLRSINVDDFEPDELATQPVKLPEKHRKPEAA, translated from the coding sequence ATGATGATTTTGAGCATTCTCGCAACCGTTGTCCTGCTCGGTGTGCTGTTCTATCACCGTGTAAGTTTATTCCTGAGCAGCCTGATTCTTCTGGCCTGGACGGCTGTGCTTGGCGTCGCAGGTCTCTGGAATATCTGGCTTTTAGTGCCGCTGGCCATCATCCTTCTGCCGTTTAACTTTGCCCCGATGCGTAAGTCGATGATCTCCGCGCCGGTATTCAAAGGTTTCCGCAAAGTGATGCCACCGATGTCGCGCACCGAGAAAGAAGCGATTGACGCCGGTACCACCTGGTGGGAAGGCGATCTGTTCCAGGGCAACCCGGACTGGAAAAAACTGCATAACTACCCGCAACCGCGTCTGACGGCGGAAGAACAAGCCTTTATTGACGGCCCGGTAGAAGAAGCCTGCCGTATGGCCAATGACTTTGCCATCACCCATGAAATGGCCGACCTGCCGCCGGAGCTGTGGGCATACCTGAAAGAGCATCGCTTCTTCGCGATGATCATCAAAAAAGAGTACGGCGGTCTGGAATTCTCCGCGTACGCTCAGGCTCGCGTGCTGCAAAAACTGGCTGGCGTCTCCGGGATCCTGGCGATCACCGTGGGCGTACCTAACTCCTTAGGCCCGGGCGAACTGCTGCAGCATTACGGTACAAAAGAGCAGAAAGATCACTATCTGCCGCGTCTGGCACGCGGTCAGGAAATTCCATGCTTCGCACTGACCAGCCCGGAAGCGGGTTCCGATGCAGGCGCCATCCCGGATACCGGTGTAGTCTGCATGGGCGAATGGCAGGGCGAACAGGTGCTGGGTATGCGCCTGACCTGGAACAAACGCTACATTACGCTCGCGCCTGTCGCTACCGTGCTGGGCCTGGCGTTTAAACTCTCCGACCCGGAAAAACTGCTGGGTGGTGAAGAAGATCTGGGCATTACCTGTGCGCTGATCCCCACCTCTACCCCGGGCGTTGAAATTGGTCGTCGCCACTTCCCGCTGAACGTGCCGTTCCAGAACGGTCCGACCCGCGGTCAGGATATCTTTGTCCCGATTGATTACATCATCGGTGGGCCGAAAATGGCCGGTCAGGGCTGGCGTATGCTGGTGGAATGTCTGTCCGTTGGTCGCGGCATTACTCTGCCGTCGAACTCAACCGGCGGGCTGAAATCGGTGGCGATGGGGATTGGTGCCTACGCGCACATCCGTCGTCAGTTCAAAATCTCCATCGGCAAGATGGAAGGGATCGAAGAGCCACTGGCGCGTATCGCAGGCAACGCCTACGTGATGGATGCCGCCGCGTCGTTAATTACCTACGGCATTATGCTGGGTGAAAAACCGGCCGTACTGTCCGCGATTGTGAAGTACCACTGCACCCACCGCGCACAGCAGTCGATCATTGATGCAATGGATATCGCAGGTGGTAAAGGCATTATGCTCGGCGAAGGCAACTTCCTGGCGCGTGGCTATCAGGGCGCCCCGATCGCCATCACTGTAGAAGGGGCAAACATCCTGACCCGCAGCATGATGATCTTCGGTCAGGGGGCGATTCGCTGCCATCCGTACGTGCTGGAAGAGATGGCCGCCGCGCAGAACAACGACGTGGATGCCTTCGACAAGCTGCTGTTCAAACATATCGGTCATGTAGGCAGCAATAAAGTGCGCAGCTTCTGGCTGGGTCTGACCCGTGGGCTGACCAGCGCCACGCCAACCCATGATGCGACAAAACGTTATTACCAGCATCTGAACCGGCTGAGCGCCAACCTGGCGCTGCTGTCCGACGTCTCCATGGCAGTGCTGGGCGGTAGCCTGAAGCGTCGCGAGCGCATCTCTGCCCGTCTGGGTGATGTGCTGAGCCAGCTCTACCTGGCTTCTGCGGTACTGAAACGCTACGACGACGAAGGCCGTCAGGAAGCGGATCTGCCGCTGGTGCACTGGGGGGGGCAGGATGCGCTGTATCAGGCCGAGCAGGCGATTGACGATCTGCTGGTGAACTTCCCTAACCGTCTGGTGGCAGGTGCCCTGCGCGTGGCGATCTTCCCGACCGGTCGTCATCATCTGGCGCCGTCTGACAAGCTGGATCATAAAGTGGCGAAAATCCTGCAGGTACCGAGCGCAACCCGCTCACGTATCGGCCGCGGTCAGTATCTGGCGCCAACGCCACATAACCCGGTGGGTCTGCTGGAAGAGGCGCTGCTGGACGTGATGGCCGCCGACCCGATTCACCAGAAGATCTGTAAACAGCTGGGCAAAAACCTGCCGTTTACCCGCCTGGATGAACTGGCGAAACAGGCGCTGGCGGGTGGCATCATTGACAACAGCGAAGCCGCACTCCTGGTGAAAGCCGAAGAGAGCCGTCTGCGCAGCATTAACGTCGATGATTTCGAACCGGACGAGCTGGCGACACAGCCGGTAAAGCTGCCGGAGAAACACCGCAAACCTGAAGCCGCTTAA
- the lpcA gene encoding D-sedoheptulose 7-phosphate isomerase: MYQDLIRNELNEAAETLANFLKDDANIHAIQRAAVLLADSFKAGGKVLSCGNGGSHCDAMHFAEELTGRYRENRPGYPAIAISDVSHISCVGNDFGYDYIFSRYVEAVGREGDVLLGISTSGNSGNVIKAIAAAREKGMKVITLTGKDGGKMDGTADVEIRVPHFGYADRIQEIHIKVIHILIQLIEKEMVK, translated from the coding sequence ATGTACCAGGATCTTATTCGTAACGAACTGAACGAAGCGGCGGAAACGCTGGCTAACTTTCTGAAAGATGATGCCAATATTCACGCTATTCAGCGCGCGGCGGTCCTGCTGGCCGACAGTTTCAAAGCCGGTGGCAAAGTGCTCTCCTGCGGTAACGGGGGGTCCCACTGCGACGCTATGCACTTCGCAGAAGAGCTGACCGGGCGTTATCGTGAAAACCGTCCGGGCTACCCGGCGATTGCGATCTCCGACGTGAGCCACATCTCCTGCGTGGGCAACGATTTCGGTTACGACTACATCTTCTCCCGCTACGTTGAAGCGGTTGGTCGTGAAGGTGACGTGCTGCTGGGTATCTCCACTTCGGGCAACTCTGGTAACGTGATCAAAGCGATTGCGGCGGCGCGTGAAAAAGGGATGAAAGTCATCACCCTGACGGGCAAAGATGGCGGTAAGATGGACGGTACCGCGGACGTTGAAATCCGTGTTCCGCACTTCGGTTATGCTGACCGCATTCAGGAAATTCACATCAAAGTGATCCACATCCTGATCCAGTTGATCGAAAAAGAGATGGTTAAGTAA
- the nqrE gene encoding NADH:ubiquinone reductase (Na(+)-transporting) subunit E yields the protein MAHYLSLFVRAVFVENMALAFFLGMCTFLAVSKKVSTAFGLGIAVTVVLGLSVPINNLVYNFVLRDSALVEGVDLSFLNFITFIGVIAALVQILEMILDKYFPSLYNALGIFLPLIAVNCAIFGGVSFMVQRDYNFSESIVYGFGSGIGWMLAIVTMAGIREKMKYANVPAGLRGLGITFITTGLMALGFMSFSGVQL from the coding sequence ATGGCTCATTACCTGAGTTTATTTGTGCGCGCGGTGTTTGTTGAAAACATGGCGCTCGCGTTCTTCCTCGGCATGTGTACGTTCCTTGCCGTGTCCAAAAAGGTATCGACAGCATTTGGCCTGGGCATAGCGGTTACCGTGGTGCTTGGCCTGTCGGTGCCGATCAACAACCTGGTGTACAACTTTGTCCTGCGCGACAGCGCGCTGGTGGAGGGGGTGGATCTCAGCTTCCTGAACTTCATCACCTTTATCGGTGTGATTGCGGCGCTGGTGCAAATCCTTGAGATGATCCTTGATAAATATTTCCCGTCACTCTACAACGCGCTGGGGATCTTCCTGCCGTTGATCGCGGTGAACTGCGCCATCTTCGGTGGCGTCTCGTTTATGGTTCAGCGTGATTACAACTTCAGCGAATCAATTGTGTATGGTTTCGGCTCCGGGATCGGCTGGATGCTGGCTATCGTCACCATGGCGGGGATCCGCGAAAAAATGAAATATGCCAACGTGCCTGCAGGCCTGCGTGGCTTAGGGATCACCTTTATCACCACCGGTCTCATGGCGCTGGGCTTTATGTCCTTCTCCGGTGTGCAGCTATAA
- a CDS encoding NADH:ubiquinone reductase (Na(+)-transporting) subunit D has product MADTGELKEVKKVLIGPLLANNPITLQVLGVCSALAVTTKLETAVVMTLAVTLVTAFSSMFISMIRHHIPNSVRIIVQMAIIASLVIVVDQLLRAFAYEISKQLSVFVGLIITNCIVMGRAEGYAMKMPPLASFMDGIGNGLGYGVILLSVGFLRELIGSGKLFGITVLDTVQNGGWYLPNGLFLLAPSAFFIIGLLIWLIRTLKPEQQEKE; this is encoded by the coding sequence ATGGCTGATACGGGTGAACTGAAAGAAGTTAAAAAGGTGCTGATTGGCCCACTTTTAGCCAATAACCCGATAACGCTGCAGGTGCTGGGTGTGTGTTCAGCCCTGGCGGTGACCACCAAGCTGGAAACGGCGGTGGTGATGACGCTGGCAGTAACGCTGGTAACCGCGTTTTCCAGCATGTTTATCTCGATGATCCGCCACCATATCCCCAACAGCGTGAGGATCATCGTGCAGATGGCGATCATCGCCTCGCTGGTGATCGTGGTCGATCAGCTGCTGCGAGCCTTTGCCTATGAAATATCGAAACAGCTTTCGGTATTTGTGGGCCTGATTATCACCAACTGTATCGTGATGGGACGTGCAGAAGGCTATGCCATGAAAATGCCCCCGCTGGCGAGCTTTATGGACGGCATCGGCAACGGCCTCGGCTACGGCGTGATCCTGCTGTCCGTAGGGTTCCTGCGTGAGTTGATTGGCAGCGGTAAGCTGTTTGGCATCACGGTGCTGGACACGGTACAGAACGGCGGCTGGTATCTGCCAAACGGCCTGTTCCTGCTGGCTCCAAGCGCATTTTTCATTATCGGTTTGCTGATCTGGCTGATTCGTACCCTGAAGCCAGAACAGCAGGAAAAGGAGTAA
- a CDS encoding Na(+)-translocating NADH-quinone reductase subunit A, protein MFKIRKGLDLPIAGVPEQHVSAGASVRHVAILGDDYVGMRPSMLVQQDDRVIKGQALFEDKKNPGVMFTAPASGTVVAINRGERRVLQSVVIRIEGDEQREFAHYEAADLAALSRETVQAQLLDAGLWTAFRTRPFSKTPVPGTVPAAIFVTAIDTNPLSADPQPVILAQRQAFDAGLTVLTRLTSGKVHVCQASAGKLGGHPQGQVTFNEFAGPHPAGLAGTHIHFLEPVSLTKQVWHLNYQDVIAIGKLFTTGKLCTERVIAIGGPQAANPRLVTTLLGADINELLDDETKAGENRLISGSVLSGRHAVGPQAYLGRFHLQVSIVLEGREKELFGWVLPGAEKYSVTRTTLGHFLRHKLFNFSTSTNGGERAMVPIGNYERVMPLDILPTVLLRDLLAGDTDSAQALGCLELDEEDLALCTYVCPGKYEYGPVLREVLTRIEQEG, encoded by the coding sequence ATGTTTAAAATAAGAAAAGGACTTGACCTGCCCATCGCAGGCGTGCCCGAACAGCACGTTTCGGCAGGCGCAAGCGTTCGCCATGTTGCCATTCTGGGCGACGATTACGTGGGGATGCGCCCCTCAATGCTGGTCCAGCAGGACGATCGCGTCATTAAAGGGCAGGCGCTCTTCGAAGATAAAAAAAATCCCGGCGTGATGTTTACCGCCCCTGCCAGCGGCACCGTTGTGGCGATCAACCGTGGCGAACGTCGCGTGTTGCAGTCGGTGGTTATCCGCATTGAAGGGGATGAACAGCGTGAGTTTGCCCATTATGAGGCCGCAGACCTCGCGGCGTTGAGCCGTGAAACCGTACAGGCGCAACTGCTGGACGCCGGTTTGTGGACCGCATTTCGCACACGCCCTTTCAGCAAAACGCCTGTGCCTGGCACGGTTCCGGCCGCTATCTTCGTTACGGCAATCGACACCAACCCACTCAGTGCAGACCCGCAGCCGGTTATTCTGGCACAACGTCAGGCCTTTGATGCCGGGCTGACCGTTCTCACGCGGCTGACGTCCGGGAAAGTCCACGTGTGCCAGGCCAGTGCCGGTAAACTTGGCGGCCATCCGCAGGGACAGGTGACGTTTAATGAATTTGCAGGCCCGCATCCGGCGGGGCTGGCGGGAACGCATATTCACTTCCTTGAGCCGGTCAGCCTGACAAAACAGGTCTGGCACCTTAACTATCAGGACGTGATTGCCATCGGCAAACTCTTTACCACCGGTAAGCTCTGCACAGAGCGAGTAATCGCGATTGGCGGGCCGCAGGCGGCAAACCCGCGCCTGGTGACAACGCTGTTGGGTGCGGATATCAATGAACTGCTGGACGACGAAACCAAAGCGGGTGAAAACCGTCTGATTTCCGGTTCGGTACTCAGCGGCCGTCATGCCGTTGGGCCGCAGGCCTATCTGGGACGCTTCCATCTGCAGGTGAGCATTGTGCTGGAAGGGCGTGAGAAAGAGCTCTTCGGCTGGGTGCTGCCAGGTGCAGAAAAGTATTCCGTCACCCGCACCACGCTCGGCCACTTCCTGCGTCATAAGCTGTTCAACTTCTCCACCAGCACAAACGGCGGTGAGCGCGCCATGGTGCCGATTGGCAACTACGAGCGTGTTATGCCGCTCGATATTCTGCCCACCGTGCTGCTGCGCGATCTGCTTGCCGGGGACACCGACAGCGCCCAGGCGCTGGGTTGCCTGGAGCTGGACGAAGAAGATCTGGCGCTCTGTACCTATGTCTGTCCGGGAAAATACGAATATGGACCGGTATTGCGCGAGGTGTTAACCCGCATTGAGCAGGAAGGATAA